The stretch of DNA AAAAATACGTGTGCGCGGTTGGCCGAATCGATGCACCGGAAGAAGAATGGTCTTATTACACGAACCAGAAGGAACTGGATGAAGTCTATTATTTTTTCGAAAAAGAACTGCACACAATGGATATTCCCTGCGACTTATTTACAAAAGGAGACACCGTAATCATTCTGTCAAAAGTACCCGATCATATGAAAGACACCCATTTATTTACGGCTTCTTTTTTAGAAAAGCTGCAAAGCCGGCTCAGCCGGGAACATAACATGACCATTTCTTTTGGTGTCAGTCATTTATGCTCTTCTCTCCTATTTGTCCAGCAGGGGTATAAAGAAGCGCGCGATGCCTTAAAAACAAATCGGCTGTCCAGCGGCCCTTCCTCCATTCACTTCCACCGGACAAAGGATGTAAACGAGCTGCTGCGGATGCTACCGCCAAAAGACTTAAGCCAGTTTTATAAACACACAGTCCAGCAGTTAAAGCTGAATAATCTAGAAGAAGAAAGATCGCTGCTGGAGACACTGTTTGTTTATATGGAAAGCCATTGCCATATTTCCGAAACGGCCAAGCGGCTGTTTGTCCACCGTAACACAGTTGTGTACCGGCTGGAGAAATGTGAAGAGCTGCTCGGTATTTCGTTGAAAGACCCTGATTTTTCCCTGCAGGTCCGCCTCGCCCTCCGTATCAAACACCTGCTGAATGCTTGAAAAAGCTCGGGAGCTGTCCCGGGCTTTTTCATATGCAGGAATTCCAACTTCGTCCAAAGAAAGCGAAATACTCATCCGTCGGACAACAATAGCCTTGAGCGCGCTCTCTAAATGATTTTTTACATTCATAAAGGAACCGGCTTTTTCAAAGCCGCTTACGAATGTACTTCCTTCCCAATCATTCACCTGAATAATCACGTTTTCCGAGTAACAGAAAAAAACAATGTAAGGTTTTCTTCCACTTCAGTTGAAGCGTCTCCCGCTTCCTCTTATTCTAATGATAAGATACCTTTTTCGTATATCCCCAGCGATACGGGCTGGGGGTCTCTACTTGGGACCGTAAATTCCAGGCTACGAAAAATCAGCATGGGCGCTGGTTTTTTCGTGGCTTTTTTTATTGACTGGGAGGGATGGAGATGGGAAGTTTACTTATTAAAAATGCTCAAATCGTAACGATGAATGCGCAGGAAGAGATTATAAACGGAGATATTCTTATTCGGGACAGCCGGATTGAAGCAGTCGGGCCGGCTTTGGACGAAACGCCGGCTGACCGCGTGATTAACGCTTCAGGCCGAACCGTGATCCCCGGCTTTGTTCAAACCCATGTGCACCTATGCCAAACACTGTTTCGCGGCAAAGGTGATGATCTTGAATTGATGGACTGGCTGAAAAAGCGGATTTGGCCGCTTGAAGCGTCCCATGATGAAGAATCTGTTTATTATTCCGCGATGCTTGGGATCGGCGAGCTTCTGCAAAGCGGCACAACGACGATTGTTGATATGGAAACCGTTCATCATACCGAATCTGCATTTCGCGCGATTGCCCAAAGCGGTATTCGGGCGCTCTCCGGTAAAGTTATGATGGATAAAGGCAGTGAAGTGCCGCTTGCCCTGCAGGAAAACACAGCAGCATCCATCCAGGAAAGCGTGGACCTGCTGGAGAAATGGCACATGTACGACAGCGGGCGCATCCAATATGCTTTTTCACCGCGCTTTGTCGTTTCCTGTACAGAGGAATTATTGAAAGAGGTACAAAAACTGTCTGTCCACTACAACGTCCATGTGCATACCCATGCTTCCGAAAACAGGGGGGAAATCGCTATTGTTGAGCAGGAAACCGGGATGCGCAATGTTATATATCTTGATCATCTCAGTCTTGCCAATGAACGGCTTATTCTGGCCCACTGCATCTGGCTGGACGAAGAAGAAAAGCGGATTATTCGGGAGAAAGGTGTGCATGTCAGCCATTGTCCGGGCTCGAACTTAAAGCTTGCATCCGGTATTGCCGATGTTCCTGAGCTGCTTGATGCCGGTTCATCCGTAAGCCTTGGAGCAGACGGTGCTCCGTGCAACAACAACCTCGATATGTTCAATGAAATGCGTCTTGCCGCCTTGATTCAAAAACCGATCCACGGTCCGACTAGCATGAACGCCCGCACCGTTTTCCGTATGGCTACAATCGGCGGCGCCCGGGCTGTTGGAATGGGGCATGAAATCGGCAGTATTGAAGCCGGAAAAAGGGCAGACCTGGTGATGTTAAACTTAAATCATTTCCACACCTTCCCTTCTTACGATGTAGATCCTGTCTCACGCATCGTTTATTCTGCTACCCGTGCGGATGTGGAAACGACCATTGTCGACGGGCGAATTGTCATGGAAAACGGCATGATGAAAACGATCGACAAAACGACTGTGCTAAGAGAAGCAGATGCGTCGATTAAACGGCTGCTCAAAAAAACAACAATCATGCATTAAACTCATCCAAAAAGCGGTCCGGCCAAAGATTTCGCCCGAACCGCTTTTTGTCTATTAAAACGAGTCAGCTCTCCTCGCGAATCCACACGGCCATTTCACCCGGCTCGCGGTTGCACCAGGCAAAGTAAGGAATGGCTTTGATAGAAACACCGACAGAGTGCTTATGAACGGGCTGATATAATGCCTCTCCCCATAACTCTTCCCTTTCCCGGACACCTTCTCCCTCGATCACAACGACTCCGCTCAGTACATCCGGCTTGAACGCAGCAGAAAACACAGAATGCTTATTTATTTTAATCGAAGACAGCTCTTTTCCGTTATCCGCTTCCTCCAGGCAATATACGACCGGTCCGCGCTGCAAAGCGGCTTTCCCGGCGTTTTCTCTTACTTTTGGATTCGCCCGGATCTTTTCTACCGGCATAGGAAACAGAAGCTCAATTTGATCTCCCTGCATCCACTTACGCTTCAAATATGCGTAACCTCTTTTTACAAAAGCCTCATAATCTATTTTTTCACCATTTACTCGAAGTTCAGCCTGTTTACACCAGCCCGGAATGCGAAGCGCAAAGGTAAAAGTCCCCTCCTCATCAGGCATAACTGTCAGCTTCACGGTTTCATCCCACGGATAGCTTGTTTCCTGATGGATCGCGACCTGCTGTCCATTCAGTTCAACAGCCGCTTTATTGCCTGCATACTGGTGTACGTGCAATTCATCCTGCCGGACTGTATACATATATTGGCCAATCGATGAAAGCAAGCGCGCCAAATTAGGTGGACAGCATGCACAGCTGAACCATTTTTGCCGGACGGTTTTAACGTGATGGTGATCCTGGCGGTAACGGCTCGTCTCGGGCTTTACCTCCAGCGGATTCACATAAAAAAACTTTTTTCCATCCAAGTCCATTCCGCTGATCGTTCCGTTGTAAAGAGCCCGCTCCATCACATCGGCATACTTTGCGTCTGCCTGGAGTTCAAGCATTCTCTTTGCCCAGAAAACAAGGCCAATCGACGCGCACGTTTCTGTATAAGCGGTTCCGTTCGGCAGGTCATAGTCAGTTGAAAATGCTTCGCCAAATTCCATTGATCCAATGCCGGCAGTAATGTACATTTGTTTCGTCGTGACATTCTCCCACAAATCCTCACACGCTTTTTTTAATGTTTCATCATTCAGTCTGAGCGCAAGGTCCGCCATCGCCGTGTACATATACATCGCCCGGACAGCATGCCCAACCGCTTTTTTTTGCTCCCGGACCGGTACATGGGCTTGATGATAACCATAGCTTTCATTCCAAAAAAACGGACGATCATCCCCTCGCTTTTCTCTTTCCATATCAAAAAAGTGCGGCTGCTGCCCGCGTTCGTCAATAAAATAGCGGCTTAAATTCAAATACTTTTGATCACCTGTCACATCATACAGCTTCACAAGCGCCAGCTCGATTTCCTGGTGCCCGTCGTACCCGCGGATTTTGCTCTCTTCCCGGCCAAACGTTTCATCAATATAATCGGCGAATCGGCACATCATATCCAAAAAGGCTTTTTTCCCAGTCGCCCGGTAATAAGCTACGGCTGCTTCTATCATATGGCCGGCACAATAAAGCTCATGCTGGTCCCGCAGATTACTCCAGCGCCCATTTGGCTCTTTTACCGTAAAATATGTGTTCAAGTAGCCATCTTTTTGCTGTGCCCGGCCAATTAAAGCAATGACCTCGTCTGCCGCCTGCTCCAGCGCTTCATCCCGTTCATTTTCCAAACAGAATGCTGCTGCTTCAAGCCATTTCGCTACATCACTGTCTTGAAAAACGAAACCGTGAAACTCGCCCGCCGCTTCTCCCGCGGCGATTTTAAAGTTTTGAATTGCGCGGCTCGGCACAGCACCCGGAACGCGATCGTTTAATGCTTCCCACTGATAAGGGAGAACTTCCCTCCGGACCACATCCATATACCGCTTCCAGAACAAATCTGTTACTTGAACAGATACATCGTTTTTAATTTTTGTATGCGCCATTTTTCATCCCCCATTTTTGTACCGCGTTTGGTTCAATGATTAGCTAAAACTGACCTTATCCATTCTTCCTTTTTGTTTGAAAAGCGCTTTCAATAGAATTCTTGTTCAAAGAATAGCATATTGATACAATAAAAATCAGTAAATGAAAGCGCATAATTTGTGGACGAAACTGACTATGTTTCGATTCAAAAAAGAGGGATGAAAATGTTGAAGGAATATATACATGCATCAATCCAACAGCCAGTTCGATACAGGCTGGGCGGAAAATTTGTTACGGATATCCCCTGGACACATATGAAACGCTCAACGGGCGATTACGAGCTCATTATCGCTCTTCATGAAACGCTGTATATTCAATGTGAATCCACCCAATTTGAAGTACAGCCAGGTGATGCGCTTCTTTTGCCGCCCGATAAAATACATCAGGGCTTTCACGAATGCCCGCCTGGAACCTCTTTTTACTGGTTTCACTTTTTGTTTCCAGACGAAAGAGAAGCGCCCGTGATAAACGAGCAGGAGCTGGACCAGCACATTAAAGCGCGTCAAACAAAACCAAGGTTCCAGCACGGAGATACAGACATCTTTCTTCCGTTTTTCTCTACGCCCAAACAAATTGAGCGGCTGACCATTTTGTTTACCCAGCTTCTCGATGTAGCAAACGGACATTACGGTCACAGCCGGGCGGCTGATTATCTGGCTACTTCCCTTCTGATTGAATTGTCTGAGCAGACGGTTAAAAATTTTCACCTTACTTCTGAACAAACGAGTACAGACAGAAAAATCGCTTCTATTTTGGAATGGATTCGCCTTCATTCGCTTGAAAAGCTGTCAACCGGCATGATAGCCGATCAGTTCAACTATAACCGTGACTATTTATGCCGCTTTTTTAAAAAAGAAACGGGCTGGACGGTGCAGTCGTACATTCATATGCTGAAGCTTTCCAAAGCGAAGGATTTACTTACTCTTTCGGATGAAAGCATTGGAAGCATCGCCCGGACAGTTGGCATTTCAGATGAACGGTATTTTATGAGGCTGTTTAAGCACTATGAAAAGCTGACGCCCTCTGAATACCGCAAAGCTTACCCTCGTATTCAGCTCAATAAAGAATAAAAGGTGGGCAGAACCGGCTTGAGCAGATTCTAAACCTTTCAGACCATGATTTTTCTTTACCGCTCCACCAAAAACAAAACCGGCTTAAACGGTAAGGTTTAAGCCGGTTTTCATGACTATTAGAGGCGGTACACACGTGTTTCATATGGGTGCAGCACCAATTCACGAGCCGGACTGTCTTCCTGCACTTTATAATTGTGCAGCAGCAGCTGAGCGGCATCATAAGAGACACCTTCCTGCTTCGGAACCGGTACTGGCTGATCTGACAAGTTAGCAAGCACGATTACCCGGTCGCTTCCGAGAGTGCGTGTGTATGCAAATAAGCGTTCGCTTTCCTCGATCACTTCTTTGTAAGCACCGTACGTAAACACGTCGTGCGCTTTTTTCATGCGAATCATTCGTTTGTAAAAATGTAAAATAGAGCGTTCATCCTGCTGCTGCGCTTCTACGTTAATGCGCGTATAGTTGTCATTCAGTTTGATCCACGGCGTTCCCGTCGTAAAGCCGGCATTACTCTCGGCCGACCACTGCATCGGCGTGCGTGAATTGTCACGGCTTGAATTCCAAATAATTTGCATCATTTCATCATGGTGAATGCCGGCTGCAGTGCCAAGCCGGTACATGTTTTTCGTACGGACGTCGTTATAATCTTCAATGCTTTCGTATTTTACATTGGTCATGCCAATTTCCTGCCCCTGATAAATAAAAGGCGTTCCCTGCATTAAAAAGTAAACCGCCGCAAAAGCCGTGGCGCTTTCATACCAGTATTCCCGGTCGTTGCCCCATGTGGAAACAACGCGCGCTTTATCATGATTTTCAATGAACAGCGCATTCCAGCCTTTGTTTTCGAGCGCTTTTTGCCACTTTGTCATCACTTTTTTGTATCCTGGAATATCCAGGCCTGTTTCTTTTTCAGCATTCCAAAGCTCAAGATGTTCAAATTGAAAAATCATATTGAATTTCCCTTTTTCTTCACCGACCCATTCATCGACGTCTTCCGCTGTTACACCGTTTGCTTCACCGACTGTCATAATGTCGTACTTAGCGAACGTTTCGGCCTTTAATTCTTCAAGAAACGGCTGAATGCCTTCTACATTCATATGGTAATCATAAGAAGGCACATACTTCATTTCTTTCGGATTCGGCAAATCAGGCAGTCCCTCTTTTTTCTTAATATGGCTGATTGCATCAACCCGGAAGCCGTCGATCCCTTTGTCGAGCCACCAGTTAACGGTTCCGTAAAGGGCCTGGCGCACTTCTGGATTTTCCCAGTTTAAATCTGGCTGCTTTTTTGAAAACAGATGCAGGAAAAACTGGTCTGTGATCCGATCATATTCCCACGCCGAATCGCCAAAAATACTTTCCCAGTTATTCGGCTCCCCTCCACTTTTGCCATCGCGCCAAATGTACCAGTCGCGTTTTGGATTGTCCTTAGAGGAACGGGATTCAATAAACCATGGATGTTCGTCACTCGTATGGTTGATCACGAGGTCAAGAATCAGCTTCATTCCCCGTTCATGTACAGCTTCCAGAAGCTCGTCAAAATCACCCATCGTCCCAAACTCATTCATAATTTCTTTATAATCGCTAATATCATATCCATTATCATCATTCGGCGATTCAAACATCGGACAGATCCAGATTACATCAATGCCAAGATCTTTTAAGTAGTCCAGTTTGGAGATTACCCCTTTAATATCTCCAATTCCATCTCCGTTCGAATCCATAAAGCTGCGCGGATAAATTTGATATGCGACCGCTTCTTTCCACCATACTTTGTTCATATGACGACCCCCGTATCCTCTCGTATACTTCTTACGTGTATTTTAGCATGGAAAACAGAAAAACATGTGTGAATATCCCGCTTTCCTCTGACCCTTCTTTTTTGTTTTTGCTGTTTGATACGCCCTAGTATAAACTAGACGAAAAACCAATGCAATCGTTTTCACAAAAAATAAATTCAATATTCTTTAGTGAATATTTATCTTTCTGTTAAAACAAGCGAAATACATAAAAGAAATCCGTTCTTTTAAAATTATTCTTGCTAAATGAAAGCGCATTTATTAGAATAAGGTCCATGCAAACGTTTTCGTTATGTTTTACTATTATATCTAATCAAGGAGAGAATGGGGTATGAAAAAGTTAACGTCTTTTGATTTTTGGCAAAAACTTGGAAAAGCGCTGCTCGTCGTCGTTGCCGTGATGCCTGCAGCCGGGATTATGATATCCGTCGGTAAACTGATTGCCATGATAAGCGGTGATATCAGCTTTGTGCAAACCGCAGCACACGTGATGGAAGACATCGGCTGGGCCATTATTGGCAACTTACATATTTTATTTGCGGTTGCCATCGGAGGATCCTGGGCAAAGGAACGGGCCGGCGGCGCATTTGCAGCCCTTTTAGCTTTTGTTCTGATTAACCGGGTGACCGGTGCTTTATTTGGTTTAAATAGTGATATGCTTAGTGATCCAAAAGCATCTGTCTCATCCTTTTTTGGCAGCAAGTTAATTGTAAGCGATTATTTTACTTCTGTGCTCGGTGCTCCAGCGCTTAACATGGGCGTGTTTATTGGTATTATTTCCGGTTTTGCCGGAGCCGTGATTTTTAATAAATATTATAACTTCAGCAAACTGCCAGCTTCTCTTGCTTTTTTCAACGGAAAACGGTTTGTGCCTTTTGTGGTCATTGCCTGGTCCGTTGTCATAGCCGTTTTGCTGGCGGCCGTCTGGCCGTTTATTCAAGGCGCCTTGAACGAGTTTGGAAAATGGATTGCCACTTCAAAAGATACGGCACCGATTATTGCGCCTTTTGTATTCGGTACACTTGAACGTCTGCTTCTGCCTTTTGGCCTGCATCATATGCTGACGGTTCCGATTAACTACACGTCACTTGGCGGCACGTATACGATGCTGACCGGCTCTTCGGCCGGGCAGGTTGTAGCCGGACAGGACCCGCTTTGGCTTGCCTGGGCGGCAGATTTAAACAATTTAAAAGCAGCGGGCGATATGACGGCGTATCAAGCACTGCTGAACGAGGTAACGCCTGCCCGCTTTAAAGTGGGCCAAATGATTATTTCTACTGCCTCACTTATTGGAATTGCGCTGGCCATGTATAAAAATGTGGACAAAGACAAACGTGCTAAATACAAGCCAATGTTTTTATCTGCCGGACTCGCTGTTTTTTTAACAGGTGTAACAGAACCGATTGAATTTATGTTTATGTTTGCTGCCCCTCTTTTATATGTGGTATATGCGATTTTAACCGGCTTGAGCTTTGCTGCGGCTGATCTGATCAGCCTTCGTCTTCATTCATTCGGGCTGATAGAGTTTTTAACACGCATGCCTATGGCGGCAAAAGCAGGACTGACACGTGATATTTTCAACTTTGTTATTACATGCTCTGTGTTTTTCGCTTTAAACTTTACGATCGCGAATTTCCTGATCAAAAAGTTTAACTTTCCAACGCCAGGCCGGGCGGGCAATTACACAGATGATGAGGAAACAAACGCCAAAGCCGAAAGCGCTGCGCCGGCGGCAGAAGGAACAGCGGCCGCTGCCATCATCCGGCTGCTGGGCGGTACCGATAACATTGAAGATGTGGATGCTTGTATGACGCGGCTTCGTGTGACCGTTAAAGATGTGGACAAAGTATCGGGAGAAGCAGAGTGGAAAAAAACCGGGGCACTTGGTTTAATTTTAAAAGACAAAGGCGTGCAGGCCATTTACGGCCCTAAAGCTGATGTAATTAAATCCGATGTACAGGATTACTTAGGAGTGTAAACATGAATTTACTCACACTGAACTGCCATTCCTGGCAGGAAGAGAACACCCTCCCAAAGCTAACGGAACTCGCTCAAACGATTGCCGAAAGATCATACGATGTTGTGGCACTTCAGGAGGTAAGCAAGTCGGATAAAGCCGGGCACGCGAATTACGCGGAGCTGCTTGTGCAAAAACTGCATGACCTCGGTGAAATGGGTTACACATTCATTTGGGATATGTCGCACTTCGGCTATGAGATTTATGAAGAAGGCGTGGCCATCATTACGAAGCATCCTGTAAAAAGCCATGATTCTTTTTTTATTACAGACCAGTACGACATGGATAACTGGAAAACACGTAAAATTGTTCAAGCTGTGATCGATATCAACGGTGAGCCTGCCTCTTTTTTCTCCTGTCACCTCGGCTGGTGGCAGGACGAGGAGGAACCCGCAAAAAAACAGCTTGACCGCCTCCTGGCCAGGGCTGCATCCAAAGAGCTTACCTTTTTGATGGGTGACTTTAACGGGGATGCCGCTGTGCGAAATGAAAATTACGATTATCTGTTAGCAGCCGGGTTTTGGGACACGTACACCCTTGCTTCCGAGAAAGATGAAGGATACACCGTTAAAGGAACGATTGACGGCTGGGATGGAAACAAAAAAGATCTGCGAATTGATTATATCTTTGTGAATAAGCCCATCGAGGTCATATCATCCAAAGTGATTTTTAATGGTATCCATAAACCGGTTGTATCCGATCACTTCGGCGTTGAAGTGGTCATCCGCTAAAAAGAAAGGCGTTCTCCTGCGGGGAAAACGCCTTTTTCTTATGACAGTCCTTTTTCGCGTACGGCTTGCAGCCAGGTCCGCGCCATCAGTGTATTTCCTGTTGAGTTCATGTGAACCCCGTCTGTCGTCAGCTTGTGCTCACCTTCCGCACTTACATACTCGATGAAAGCTCGGTGCATCGGCACAAGCACAGCACCATATTCGCCGGCCAGCTTTTGAACAATCTCAACATAAGGCTTCAGAAGCTCGTTGCCTTCGGAGCGCGGATCTTCTTCAATAATCGTCGGTTCCATTAACACAAGCCGGATGCCCTCAGATTGATCAAGTAAACTACGGTATACCTGTTCAAATTTCCCGGGTAATATTTGATTCATCTCTTTTGAATCAAGCTGTCGCCATACATCGTTGATTCCGATTGATATGGACAGGACTGTTGGCCGTTCGTTTAACACATCCTGCTCCCACCGCTCTTCCAGATCGGTTACCCGATTGCCGCCAACCCCTTTATTAATAATGACAGGTGCGTTCACAGGCGACTCGCAAATAAGCTGATCACGAATCATCCTTACATACCCATCCCCCAGCTCTTCCGGCTCTGCCCGGCGTCCGGAATCGGTAATGCTATCTCCAATAAATACAATCCGGTCTTCCTTCGTCAACATTTCTATTCCTCCTTTAACAAAACTGCTTTTTCCAGCTCACTTTTATTAAGATGCCCGCATGCTTTAAGCTGAATTCGCCCGTTCCACTTATACCGGTCTTTCCCCCATCAGCTCTTCCATATTCAGAAAAACAGCCCGTTCATGGGGTGACTGATTCGGCGCATGAATAGCCAGCCGCCTCTTGCCGGTAAAATCCCGAAAAATCATTCCATGGCCGCCGTCTTGATCAAGCAGCGGTTCTGCCTCATGAATCCACGGTCCCTCAACAGCTCCTGATAGGGACCGGGCAATACCGACTGCATAGCCTTTTTCACTATAGCTCGACCAAATCATTTCAAGCTCTCCATTTTCTGTTTCGTAAAGAAACGGACCATCTGTAATGTAATTGGCTTCCCTCACCGGCTTTGTCCATGGCGCCTGGGAAGCTGTGAATAATAAAACCGGTTCGCCGTGTACAGCCTGAAAATCTTTGGATAACCGCAGGGCATACATCTCTCCGTCTTTTACTTGAAGCCATTCACGGCAAAAAACCATCCAGGGAATGCCCTTTTTATCCATAAACAAAGTTCCGTCAAGGCATTCCCATTCTTTCGGTGTAACCGGCCTCTCCGTCAGCGGCTTAAAAGGGCCGAGCGCAGATTGAGCTTTTAAAATCTGTGTGCCCCGGCACCGTTTATCTGATTTGAACGTAGCCAGCATATAATAAGCGTTCTTCCATTCGTACACTTCCGGCGCCCAAAAGTGCTGATCCGCCCAAAAACGGGGCGGCGGCTGAAAAGCCTGAAACGGCCCTTCCCACTCCTGTAAATCCCCGCTTTGATACACTTGAAAACCGGAAGCAGGGCCTGTCCACACATTTTCATCCGTTGTTCCGTAAAGATAATAGGTTTTTGCTTGCTGATCCGCCACCACAAATGGATCCCGAATCCGAATATCACTTGTTCTCATGCTTATGTTTCCTCCCGCAGGCAAAATGAAAATAAAGCATTCCGGTCACAGGTAAGTACCCCGTCTTGCAGCTCAAGCTTTGCTGCCTGTAAAGAAGATCTTTTCGACTGGGGATGACGGCTGCGGTCTGGATGTGTAAAGTAAAAAATGTAGGCCTCCCCACCGCTTACATGCATATCCGCATGCAGACCGATTGTTCCGTCATCCTCACGTGTACCGGGCTCATGCAAAATCTTTCCGTTACGGCGCCAATCCTCACCGTTTTCTGACTCATAAACCGCCAGGCCCGACCATTCATCCACAATGAGCCAGTATGTATTCCGCCAAAAAAAGACGTTTGGCCCTTCATGCGGCTGATGGGCTAAAACAGCACCTGCAGGCTTCCACTGGTATAAATCGTCACTGTCAGCGGCGTATGTGGCAGAATCGGCTGCTTCATCCTTATACCACATGCGCCATCTGCCATCGGGCATTGGATGAATGCATGCGTCAATCACGTAATCGGAGCTCAGCTTCAAAACAGATTGGAATGTCCAAATCC from Domibacillus sp. DTU_2020_1001157_1_SI_ALB_TIR_016 encodes:
- a CDS encoding 5'-deoxyadenosine deaminase — its product is MGSLLIKNAQIVTMNAQEEIINGDILIRDSRIEAVGPALDETPADRVINASGRTVIPGFVQTHVHLCQTLFRGKGDDLELMDWLKKRIWPLEASHDEESVYYSAMLGIGELLQSGTTTIVDMETVHHTESAFRAIAQSGIRALSGKVMMDKGSEVPLALQENTAASIQESVDLLEKWHMYDSGRIQYAFSPRFVVSCTEELLKEVQKLSVHYNVHVHTHASENRGEIAIVEQETGMRNVIYLDHLSLANERLILAHCIWLDEEEKRIIREKGVHVSHCPGSNLKLASGIADVPELLDAGSSVSLGADGAPCNNNLDMFNEMRLAALIQKPIHGPTSMNARTVFRMATIGGARAVGMGHEIGSIEAGKRADLVMLNLNHFHTFPSYDVDPVSRIVYSATRADVETTIVDGRIVMENGMMKTIDKTTVLREADASIKRLLKKTTIMH
- a CDS encoding glycoside hydrolase family 127 protein, whose amino-acid sequence is MAHTKIKNDVSVQVTDLFWKRYMDVVRREVLPYQWEALNDRVPGAVPSRAIQNFKIAAGEAAGEFHGFVFQDSDVAKWLEAAAFCLENERDEALEQAADEVIALIGRAQQKDGYLNTYFTVKEPNGRWSNLRDQHELYCAGHMIEAAVAYYRATGKKAFLDMMCRFADYIDETFGREESKIRGYDGHQEIELALVKLYDVTGDQKYLNLSRYFIDERGQQPHFFDMEREKRGDDRPFFWNESYGYHQAHVPVREQKKAVGHAVRAMYMYTAMADLALRLNDETLKKACEDLWENVTTKQMYITAGIGSMEFGEAFSTDYDLPNGTAYTETCASIGLVFWAKRMLELQADAKYADVMERALYNGTISGMDLDGKKFFYVNPLEVKPETSRYRQDHHHVKTVRQKWFSCACCPPNLARLLSSIGQYMYTVRQDELHVHQYAGNKAAVELNGQQVAIHQETSYPWDETVKLTVMPDEEGTFTFALRIPGWCKQAELRVNGEKIDYEAFVKRGYAYLKRKWMQGDQIELLFPMPVEKIRANPKVRENAGKAALQRGPVVYCLEEADNGKELSSIKINKHSVFSAAFKPDVLSGVVVIEGEGVREREELWGEALYQPVHKHSVGVSIKAIPYFAWCNREPGEMAVWIREES
- a CDS encoding AraC family transcriptional regulator, whose product is MLKEYIHASIQQPVRYRLGGKFVTDIPWTHMKRSTGDYELIIALHETLYIQCESTQFEVQPGDALLLPPDKIHQGFHECPPGTSFYWFHFLFPDEREAPVINEQELDQHIKARQTKPRFQHGDTDIFLPFFSTPKQIERLTILFTQLLDVANGHYGHSRAADYLATSLLIELSEQTVKNFHLTSEQTSTDRKIASILEWIRLHSLEKLSTGMIADQFNYNRDYLCRFFKKETGWTVQSYIHMLKLSKAKDLLTLSDESIGSIARTVGISDERYFMRLFKHYEKLTPSEYRKAYPRIQLNKE
- a CDS encoding alpha-glucosidase, with protein sequence MNKVWWKEAVAYQIYPRSFMDSNGDGIGDIKGVISKLDYLKDLGIDVIWICPMFESPNDDNGYDISDYKEIMNEFGTMGDFDELLEAVHERGMKLILDLVINHTSDEHPWFIESRSSKDNPKRDWYIWRDGKSGGEPNNWESIFGDSAWEYDRITDQFFLHLFSKKQPDLNWENPEVRQALYGTVNWWLDKGIDGFRVDAISHIKKKEGLPDLPNPKEMKYVPSYDYHMNVEGIQPFLEELKAETFAKYDIMTVGEANGVTAEDVDEWVGEEKGKFNMIFQFEHLELWNAEKETGLDIPGYKKVMTKWQKALENKGWNALFIENHDKARVVSTWGNDREYWYESATAFAAVYFLMQGTPFIYQGQEIGMTNVKYESIEDYNDVRTKNMYRLGTAAGIHHDEMMQIIWNSSRDNSRTPMQWSAESNAGFTTGTPWIKLNDNYTRINVEAQQQDERSILHFYKRMIRMKKAHDVFTYGAYKEVIEESERLFAYTRTLGSDRVIVLANLSDQPVPVPKQEGVSYDAAQLLLHNYKVQEDSPARELVLHPYETRVYRL
- a CDS encoding PTS transporter subunit IIBC produces the protein MKKLTSFDFWQKLGKALLVVVAVMPAAGIMISVGKLIAMISGDISFVQTAAHVMEDIGWAIIGNLHILFAVAIGGSWAKERAGGAFAALLAFVLINRVTGALFGLNSDMLSDPKASVSSFFGSKLIVSDYFTSVLGAPALNMGVFIGIISGFAGAVIFNKYYNFSKLPASLAFFNGKRFVPFVVIAWSVVIAVLLAAVWPFIQGALNEFGKWIATSKDTAPIIAPFVFGTLERLLLPFGLHHMLTVPINYTSLGGTYTMLTGSSAGQVVAGQDPLWLAWAADLNNLKAAGDMTAYQALLNEVTPARFKVGQMIISTASLIGIALAMYKNVDKDKRAKYKPMFLSAGLAVFLTGVTEPIEFMFMFAAPLLYVVYAILTGLSFAAADLISLRLHSFGLIEFLTRMPMAAKAGLTRDIFNFVITCSVFFALNFTIANFLIKKFNFPTPGRAGNYTDDEETNAKAESAAPAAEGTAAAAIIRLLGGTDNIEDVDACMTRLRVTVKDVDKVSGEAEWKKTGALGLILKDKGVQAIYGPKADVIKSDVQDYLGV
- a CDS encoding endonuclease/exonuclease/phosphatase family protein; translation: MNLLTLNCHSWQEENTLPKLTELAQTIAERSYDVVALQEVSKSDKAGHANYAELLVQKLHDLGEMGYTFIWDMSHFGYEIYEEGVAIITKHPVKSHDSFFITDQYDMDNWKTRKIVQAVIDINGEPASFFSCHLGWWQDEEEPAKKQLDRLLARAASKELTFLMGDFNGDAAVRNENYDYLLAAGFWDTYTLASEKDEGYTVKGTIDGWDGNKKDLRIDYIFVNKPIEVISSKVIFNGIHKPVVSDHFGVEVVIR
- a CDS encoding SGNH/GDSL hydrolase family protein, giving the protein MLTKEDRIVFIGDSITDSGRRAEPEELGDGYVRMIRDQLICESPVNAPVIINKGVGGNRVTDLEERWEQDVLNERPTVLSISIGINDVWRQLDSKEMNQILPGKFEQVYRSLLDQSEGIRLVLMEPTIIEEDPRSEGNELLKPYVEIVQKLAGEYGAVLVPMHRAFIEYVSAEGEHKLTTDGVHMNSTGNTLMARTWLQAVREKGLS
- a CDS encoding glycoside hydrolase family 43 protein, translated to MRTSDIRIRDPFVVADQQAKTYYLYGTTDENVWTGPASGFQVYQSGDLQEWEGPFQAFQPPPRFWADQHFWAPEVYEWKNAYYMLATFKSDKRCRGTQILKAQSALGPFKPLTERPVTPKEWECLDGTLFMDKKGIPWMVFCREWLQVKDGEMYALRLSKDFQAVHGEPVLLFTASQAPWTKPVREANYITDGPFLYETENGELEMIWSSYSEKGYAVGIARSLSGAVEGPWIHEAEPLLDQDGGHGMIFRDFTGKRRLAIHAPNQSPHERAVFLNMEELMGERPV